Proteins found in one Channa argus isolate prfri chromosome 7, Channa argus male v1.0, whole genome shotgun sequence genomic segment:
- the LOC137130028 gene encoding prostaglandin reductase 3-like isoform X1, which produces MSGLLLVRNGRRAISVIGGGRRVTAALTGVHPVARRFIIDMSYSAHFMDFKGSSIPSSMKKLVVTKLSPNFREAVSMQTAAVPTPGDADLLVRNRYVGINASDINYSAGRYDPTVKPPFDAGFEGIGEVVGLGLSASSRYTIGDTVAYFGSGAFAEYTVVPAKESVPVPAVRPEYLTLLVSGATAYIALKRLGDLAKGETVLVTAAAGGTGQFAVQFAKQVGCHVIGTCSSNEKAGFLKSLGCDRPINYTTDDLAKTLRKEYPQGIDVVYESVGGSIFELAMNSLASKGRLIVIGFISGYQTASGIPSFRGGTLPAKLLQKSASMRGFFLPHFLSDYKEALGSMMQMFTKGKLVCEVDCGDLAQEGRFVGLESVFRAVDYMYAGKNLGKVVVEVAPPSVSNSKL; this is translated from the exons ATGTCCGGTCTGCTGTTGGTAAGAAACGGCAGGAGAGCGATTTCGGTAATCGGCGGGGGGCGCAGAGTCACCGCTGCACTTACAGGAGTTCATCCGGTTGCCCGGCGCTTCATCATAGACATGTCCTACTCAGCGCACTTCATGGATTTTAAAGGATCCTCCATACCGAGCAGTATGAAAAAGCTGGTCGTAACTAAGCTTAGTCCTAATTTCAGAGAGGCCGTTTCCATGCAAACCGCTGCGGTTCCGACTCCCGGAGACGCAGACTTACTCGTGAGAAATCG TTATGTTGGAATCAACGCCTCTGATATTAATTACTCGGCAGGCCGTTACGACCCTACAGTGAAGCCTCCCTTTGATGCGGGTTTCGAGGGTATTGGTGAGGTTGTCGGCCTCGGCCTTAGCGCCAGCTCCCGTTACACCATCGGGGACACAGTGGCCTACTTCGGGAGTGGCGCGTTTGCAGAGTACACTGTGGTGCCAGCCAAGGAAAGTGTGCCTGTCCCTGCAGTAAGGCCAGAGTACCTCACCCTGCTGGTCAGCGGTGCCACTGCTTACATCGCCTTAAAACGTCTGGGCGACCTGGCAAAAGGTGAGACGGTCCTGGTCACTGCAGCTGCAGGAGGGACTGGGCAGTTTGCGGTGCAGTTTGCCAAACAGGTCGGCTGCCACGTGATTGGGACCTGTTCATCCAACGAGAAAGCCGGCTTCCTTAAATCCCTAGGCTGTGACAGGCCGATCAACTACACCACAGACGacctggccaagacactgagGAAAGAGTACCCACAAGGCATTGACGTGGTGTATGAGTCAGTTGGAGGCAGTATCTTTGAACTTGCAATGAACAGCTTGGCCAGTAAGGGCCGGCTGATAGTGATTGGCTTCATCTCGGGGTACCAGACTGCATCAGGGATCCCCTCCTTCAGAGGAGGAACACTACCGGCCAAGCTGCTCCAGAAGTCGGCCAGCATGCGGGGCTTCTTTCTGCCCCACTTCCTCAGTGACTACAAGGAGGCTCTGGGTAGCATGATGCAAATGTTTACCAAGGGGAAGCTAGTGTGTGAGGTGGATTGTGGGGATCTGGCTCAGGAGGGGAGGTTTGTAGGCTTGGAGTCAGTCTTCCGGGCCGTAGACTACATGTATGCTGGGAAAAACCTGGGCAAGGTTGTGGTGGAGGTAGCACCACCCTCTGTTAGTAATAGTAAACTGTGA
- the LOC137130028 gene encoding prostaglandin reductase 3-like isoform X2 yields the protein MFFVIQAFPCQCRTVLFKRRGNHCQNKPECLCRVQTCLEKEAEVLTFRQEFRKQALTLINHCESYIYVGINASDINYSAGRYDPTVKPPFDAGFEGIGEVVGLGLSASSRYTIGDTVAYFGSGAFAEYTVVPAKESVPVPAVRPEYLTLLVSGATAYIALKRLGDLAKGETVLVTAAAGGTGQFAVQFAKQVGCHVIGTCSSNEKAGFLKSLGCDRPINYTTDDLAKTLRKEYPQGIDVVYESVGGSIFELAMNSLASKGRLIVIGFISGYQTASGIPSFRGGTLPAKLLQKSASMRGFFLPHFLSDYKEALGSMMQMFTKGKLVCEVDCGDLAQEGRFVGLESVFRAVDYMYAGKNLGKVVVEVAPPSVSNSKL from the exons ATGTTTTTTGTGATACAAGCCTTTCCCTGTCAGTGCAGGACTGTTCTCTTCAAGAGAAGAGGGAATCATTGCCAAAACAAACCAGAGTGTCTGTGCCGCGTACAGACGTGTCTAGAGAAGGAAGCTGAAGTCTTGACCTTCAGACAGGAATTCAGGAAACAAGCGCTTACACTAATTAACCATTGTGAatcatatat TTATGTTGGAATCAACGCCTCTGATATTAATTACTCGGCAGGCCGTTACGACCCTACAGTGAAGCCTCCCTTTGATGCGGGTTTCGAGGGTATTGGTGAGGTTGTCGGCCTCGGCCTTAGCGCCAGCTCCCGTTACACCATCGGGGACACAGTGGCCTACTTCGGGAGTGGCGCGTTTGCAGAGTACACTGTGGTGCCAGCCAAGGAAAGTGTGCCTGTCCCTGCAGTAAGGCCAGAGTACCTCACCCTGCTGGTCAGCGGTGCCACTGCTTACATCGCCTTAAAACGTCTGGGCGACCTGGCAAAAGGTGAGACGGTCCTGGTCACTGCAGCTGCAGGAGGGACTGGGCAGTTTGCGGTGCAGTTTGCCAAACAGGTCGGCTGCCACGTGATTGGGACCTGTTCATCCAACGAGAAAGCCGGCTTCCTTAAATCCCTAGGCTGTGACAGGCCGATCAACTACACCACAGACGacctggccaagacactgagGAAAGAGTACCCACAAGGCATTGACGTGGTGTATGAGTCAGTTGGAGGCAGTATCTTTGAACTTGCAATGAACAGCTTGGCCAGTAAGGGCCGGCTGATAGTGATTGGCTTCATCTCGGGGTACCAGACTGCATCAGGGATCCCCTCCTTCAGAGGAGGAACACTACCGGCCAAGCTGCTCCAGAAGTCGGCCAGCATGCGGGGCTTCTTTCTGCCCCACTTCCTCAGTGACTACAAGGAGGCTCTGGGTAGCATGATGCAAATGTTTACCAAGGGGAAGCTAGTGTGTGAGGTGGATTGTGGGGATCTGGCTCAGGAGGGGAGGTTTGTAGGCTTGGAGTCAGTCTTCCGGGCCGTAGACTACATGTATGCTGGGAAAAACCTGGGCAAGGTTGTGGTGGAGGTAGCACCACCCTCTGTTAGTAATAGTAAACTGTGA